From the genome of Bubalus bubalis isolate 160015118507 breed Murrah chromosome 2, NDDB_SH_1, whole genome shotgun sequence, one region includes:
- the LOC102413952 gene encoding histone H2A type 1 yields MSGRGKQGGKARAKAKTRSSRAGLQFPVGRVHRLLRKGNYAERVGAGAPVYLAAVLEYLTAEILELAGNAARDNKKTRIIPRHLQLAIRNDEELNKLLGKVTIAQGGVLPNIQAVLLPKKTESHHKAKGK; encoded by the coding sequence ATGTCTGGTCGTGGAAAACAGGGCGGCAAAGCACGCGCTAAGGCGAAGACCCGCTCTTCGCGAGCAGGACTCCAGTTCCCCGTGGGCCGAGTGCATCGGTTGCTTCGCAAAGGCAACTACGCCGAGCGGGTCGGGGCTGGTGCTCCGGTGTATTTGGCAGCGGTGCTGGAGTACCTGACAGCCGAGATCCTGGAGCTGGCGGGCAACGCGGCCCGGGATAACAAGAAGACCCGCATCATCCCGCGTCACTTGCAGCTGGCAATCCGCAACGACGAGGAGCTCAACAAGCTGCTGGGCAAAGTCACCATCGCTCAGGGTGGCGTCCTCCCTAACATCCAGGCGGTGCTGCTGCCCAAGAAGACTGAGAGCCACCACAAGGCCAAGGGCAAGTGA
- the LOC102402411 gene encoding histone H2B type 1-C/E/F/G/I has protein sequence MPEPAKSAPAPKKGSKKAVTKAQKKDGKKRKRSRKESYSVYVYKVLKQVHPDTGISSKAMGIMNSFVNDIFERIAGEASRLAHYNKRSTITSREIQTAVRLLLPGELAKHAVSEGTKAVTKYTSSK, from the coding sequence ATGCCTGAGCCAGCCAAGTCCGCTCCTGCCCCTAAGAAGGGCTCCAAAAAGGCGGTGaccaaggcccagaagaaggaCGGGAAGAAGCGCAAGCGTAGCCGCAAGGAGAGCTACTCTGTGTACgtgtacaaggtgctgaagcagGTCCACCCGGACACCGGCATCTCGTCCAAAGCAATGggcatcatgaactccttcgtcAACGACATCTTCGAGCGGATCGCGGGCGAGGCGTCGCGCCTGGCGCATTACAACAAGCGCTCGACcatcacatccagggagatccagacaGCGGTGCGCCTGCTGCTACCcggggagctggccaagcacgcGGTGTCTGAGGGTACCAAGGCCGTCACCAAGTacaccagctccaagtaa
- the LOC123332263 gene encoding histone H4, giving the protein MSGRGKGGKGLGKGGAKRHRKVLRDNIQGITKPAIRRLARRGGVKRISGLIYEETRGVLKVFLENVIRDAVTYTEHAKRKTVTAMDVVYALKRQGRTLYGFGG; this is encoded by the coding sequence ATGTCTGGACGCGGCAAGGGCGGGAAGGGCCTTGGAAAAGGTGGCGCTAAGCGTCACCGCAAGGTTCTTCGCGATAACATCCAGGGTATCACCAAGCCCGCCATCCGTCGTCTGGCCCGGCGTGGAGGAGTTAAGCGCATTTCTGGCCTCATCTATGAGGAGACCCGCGGGGTGTTGAAGGTGTTCCTGGAAAATGTGATCCGCGACGCGGTCACCTACACCGAGCATGCCAAGCGCAAAACTGTCACCGCCATGGATGTGGTCTACGCGCTGAAACGCCAGGGCCGCACCCTTTACGGCTTTGGCGGTTAA